The Anabaena sp. PCC 7108 region GGCGAATAAAAGAAGCTTCAGATTTTTCAAAGCTTGAGTTATGAATTAGTGGTTCTTCCTGTTGAGCCATAGGACAATAAAACTACAATATAGCAAGAAGCTGGGAATGCAGGGAATTCACAAGAATTAGGGGAAATTTTCCTAATTTAAGAATTACGAATTATATTAATCCTATTTTGAACTAATTCCTGAGCTAACTATCTTGAGAACTAACGGTTGTATTAATTGCTTCAATTGTAGATGTTTCTGTGCGCTCTCGCCACCAAGTTAATAGTGTACTGGCGATGAAAATACTGGAATAAGCCCCCATAATAAAGCCAATAATTAGAGCCAAAGAGAAATAATGCAGTGTTTCTCCACCAAATAGGAAGATAGCAGATAATGTCAGTAAGGTTGTTAAAGTCGTGTTGATTGACCTAGATAAAGTTTGGTTAACAGCATCATCAACAATTTCCGCAATGGGACGTTCGGGATTGAGTTTGAGAGTTTCCCGAATCCGGTCATAAATTACCACAGTATCGTTAACTGAGAAACCTGTGATGGTCAGCAACGCGACAATAAAAAGACTATCTACTTCTATACCTGCAACTAATCCCAAAATTGAGAATATGCCAACTGTGATTAAAATATCGTGGAACAGAGCCACAATCGCAAACAGGGCATAGTCTAACTGGAAACGGAAACTCATATAGATAGTAATACCCACAAAGGAAACTATCAGAGCTAAGATTCCCGACCTAAATAACTCTTTTCCTAAAGTCGGTCCTACAGAGTCAATTTGGTTTTTTTGCGGGTCGAAAGTACCAACTTTTTCGCTTAAGGCGTTTTGCAACTTGCTACGCTGGTCAGTCTCCAAGTTTTTTGTGCGAATGGTAATGCCATTTTCTTTACCATTTTCGGAAATTAATTGGATGCTACTATCTCCAAGTCCTTGTGATTTAGCAACTTCCCGAACGGCGTTGATATCTATTGGTTGGTCACAGTTATTAGGTAGACTACAGTCTCGGACTAGCTGCAATCGTGTCCCACCGATA contains the following coding sequences:
- the secF gene encoding protein translocase subunit SecF produces the protein MKLSINKARSLWWSISAAIILSGIVSMVISWQTPGIKAPLRPSLDFIGGTRLQLVRDCSLPNNCDQPIDINAVREVAKSQGLGDSSIQLISENGKENGITIRTKNLETDQRSKLQNALSEKVGTFDPQKNQIDSVGPTLGKELFRSGILALIVSFVGITIYMSFRFQLDYALFAIVALFHDILITVGIFSILGLVAGIEVDSLFIVALLTITGFSVNDTVVIYDRIRETLKLNPERPIAEIVDDAVNQTLSRSINTTLTTLLTLSAIFLFGGETLHYFSLALIIGFIMGAYSSIFIASTLLTWWRERTETSTIEAINTTVSSQDS